The Bacteroides sp. genome includes the window CGTCTTTTCAGCCTGGCTGGGGCGCGATATCCTGGACCAGTATCCTGAGACTGCCTGGGAGTTTATCGTTCAGAATTCCGCCCATGACTCCATCGGAGGATGCTCTCTGGACCGCATTCACGAAGATATGATGATTCGGTTTAAGCATTCAGTTGAGATTTCTAAAGGAATTCTGGACCGTTCATTAAAATTCCTCCTCCAAAAATTGAATACTTCCGTCTTTAATGCCGGGGAAAACGCTGTTTTTATTACTGCTGTCAACACAACTAATTTTACCCGCTGTGAGATTGTTAAGGTGTGGATTGATATTCCTGCTAAATACGATAAAGGGTTCTTAAGAATTTTGGACGGATCAGGAAATGAGTGTAATGTTCAGTTAGTTGATCGGCAGGCCACTCAGCCAATTTTGGAGCAAATGATTAACCGGCCCATGTACTTCGATATGATCAGGTATTGTGCCTACATTCAGACACCTGACATACCTTCTTTTGGGCTCAAAAGTATGCTTGTTTTACCATCAGAAAAAACAGTGGAAGAATTTGAATCAGAATCTGATTTTGCCTTAGAAAATGAATACCTGAAGGTTCATATCAATCCGGATGGAAGCCTGAATGTTTTTGACAAGGAACTTCTGGTGGAATATAAAAATCAAGCATACCTCTATGATGAAGGGGAGTCCGGCCATGCATGGGTTAACAAACCTGTTGCACCGTTCACGACAACGTTGAACGAGAATGCTAAAATACATAAGACGATCAATGGAATACTCTACAATGAATATGAGATTATTCATGAGCTATTGTTGCCTGCAGATCTAGCCTCCAGAAATAACGATTCTGGTGTTTTGCGGAGAAATAAAGTGATTTTTGTTGTTGGCCTTTCCCGGGGAAGCAGGCATTTGGACATCAGGGTAATTGTAGATAATCAATCTGAAAGCCATCGTCTTCGCTTGATGTTCCCTTCGGGGATTAACGCATCATATTCCTATGGAGAGGGGCAGTTTGATGTTCCTGCCCGTTCTTTGGAGCGTTTAGATACAAAAGGCTGGATCGAACAGCCAATGATGGATTATCCCGTGCACCATTTTGTTGATGTTAATGACGGCATTAAAGGGCTTGCCATATTAGTGGATGGCCTTAAAGAATACGAAGTGTTGAACGATGAATTTAAAACCATTGCAATAACCCTTTTCCGAACGTTTGAGTACAAGATTAATCCGGCTGCACCCCAGGATTATTCTTTTGAGAAAGGTTCCCAGATGCTTGGGCGTAATGAGTTTAGGCTCGCCCTTTTCCCGCACCGGGGTAGTTGGATCGATGGCAATGTATACAGGGAGGCTTTTCTCTTCAATTATGATCTGAGGCTGGTTCAAACGGGTCAATTGAATGGAGAACAAGGTTCTTCAATGAGTTTTCTGAAAATTGAACCAGAGTCATTAATCTTCTCATGTCTTAAAAAGGCAGAATCAAATAGCCGGGAATTTGTCCTTAGGATTTACAATCCAACCAGCGAGGCGGTCTCCGGCAGAATAAGAGCGCATTCCCGGCTAAAAACCGTTGAAGAGGTTACCCTCGAAGAAATAATTCAAAAAGAAATTCAATTGCTTGATAATAATTCTTTTGAGGTTCTTGTTCATCCCCGCAAAATCAAAACTTATAAACTGACCTTATTTATTTTATCATGATAAAAAACAAATATGGTTACCTTTCCGAAGATGGAAGGGAATTTATAATAACAGATCCGGAAACTCCCAGGCCTTGGTTCAACTATATCTGGAACGA containing:
- a CDS encoding glycoside hydrolase family 38 C-terminal domain-containing protein, which codes for MYLKQANFDAERWIQYFAEPFNVFSAWLGRDILDQYPETAWEFIVQNSAHDSIGGCSLDRIHEDMMIRFKHSVEISKGILDRSLKFLLQKLNTSVFNAGENAVFITAVNTTNFTRCEIVKVWIDIPAKYDKGFLRILDGSGNECNVQLVDRQATQPILEQMINRPMYFDMIRYCAYIQTPDIPSFGLKSMLVLPSEKTVEEFESESDFALENEYLKVHINPDGSLNVFDKELLVEYKNQAYLYDEGESGHAWVNKPVAPFTTTLNENAKIHKTINGILYNEYEIIHELLLPADLASRNNDSGVLRRNKVIFVVGLSRGSRHLDIRVIVDNQSESHRLRLMFPSGINASYSYGEGQFDVPARSLERLDTKGWIEQPMMDYPVHHFVDVNDGIKGLAILVDGLKEYEVLNDEFKTIAITLFRTFEYKINPAAPQDYSFEKGSQMLGRNEFRLALFPHRGSWIDGNVYREAFLFNYDLRLVQTGQLNGEQGSSMSFLKIEPESLIFSCLKKAESNSREFVLRIYNPTSEAVSGRIRAHSRLKTVEEVTLEEIIQKEIQLLDNNSFEVLVHPRKIKTYKLTLFILS